One part of the Cyprinus carpio isolate SPL01 chromosome A25, ASM1834038v1, whole genome shotgun sequence genome encodes these proteins:
- the si:ch211-113a14.6 gene encoding histone H4 isoform X1 gives MSGRGKGGKGLGKGGAKRHRKVLRDNIQGITKPAIRRLARRGGVKRISGLIYEETRGVLKVFLENVIRDAVTYTEHAKRKTVTAMDVVYALKRQGRTLYGFGG, from the coding sequence ATGTCTGGAAGAGGCAAAGGCGGTAAGGGACTTGGAAAAGGAGGCGCTAAGCGTCACCGTAAGGTTCTGCGTGATAACATCCAGGGCATCACCAAACCCGCCATCCGCCGTCTCGCTCGCCGCGGCGGAGTCAAGCGTATCTCCGGTCTGATCTACGAGGAGACCCGCGGTGTGCTGAAGGTGTTCCTGGAGAATGTGATCCGCGATGCTGTGACCTACACCGAGCACGCCAAGAGAAAGACCGTCACCGCCATGGACGTCGTGTACGCGCTGAAACGACAGGGACGCACTCTGTACGGCTTCGGAGGCTAA
- the LOC109062894 gene encoding histone H2B-like, giving the protein MPEPAKSAPKKGSKKAVTKTAAKGGKKRRKSRKESYAIYVYKVLKQVHPDTGISSKAMGIMNSFVNDIFERIAGESSRLAHYNKRSTITSREIQTAVRLLLPGELAKHAVSEGTKAVTKYTSSK; this is encoded by the coding sequence ATGCCTGAACCAGCGAAATCCGCTCCCAAGAAGGGCTCCAAGAAGGCGGTCACTAAGACCGCCGCTAAAGGAGGAAAGAAGCGCAGAAAGTCCAGGAAGGAGAGCTACGCTATCTACGTGTACAAAGTGTTGAAGCAGGTTCATCCTGACACCGGGATCTCCTCAAAGGCGATGGGGATCATGAACTCTTTCGTCAACGATATCTTCGAGCGCATCGCCGGTGAGTCGTCTCGTCTCGCTCACTACAACAAGCGCTCCACCATCACCTCGAGAGAGATCCAGACCGCCGTGCGTCTGCTGCTGCCCGGAGAGCTGGCCAAACACGCCGTGTCTGAGGGCACCAAGGCCGTCACTAAGTACACCAGCTCCAAGTAG